A portion of the Paenibacillus sp. PvR098 genome contains these proteins:
- a CDS encoding copper amine oxidase N-terminal domain-containing protein translates to MVKKWMPVLLCFVLLFSFAGIGAAASIPQDCDSIQGQGELLFCSYSAKYENDNTLLVQGMFVNVGSSVVTQVDKLNIKVTDKNGTLIADAVWEKDPAMMQLNLKPGQTHLIDLPFDGALKGDVTTVDTSYEMDITLEQPAIQAKGSINIYVDDSPVKSEVAPFVKDGSTLVPLRAIFEAMGVNVAWDGPTQTVTATDDTNKLVLKIGEKKLTINGETVTFDVPAQIVEGSTFVPLRAVAESLNSYVFYGKFDDAVTIAIISK, encoded by the coding sequence ATGGTAAAAAAATGGATGCCGGTATTATTATGTTTCGTGTTGTTGTTTTCTTTTGCGGGTATAGGTGCTGCGGCATCGATTCCTCAAGACTGTGATTCCATTCAAGGTCAAGGCGAATTGTTGTTCTGCTCTTACTCGGCAAAGTACGAGAACGACAACACCCTACTGGTGCAAGGTATGTTCGTTAATGTGGGATCTTCCGTTGTGACGCAGGTAGATAAGTTGAATATTAAGGTTACCGATAAGAATGGCACATTAATTGCTGATGCCGTATGGGAGAAGGACCCGGCCATGATGCAGTTGAACCTGAAGCCAGGTCAAACCCATCTGATCGATCTTCCTTTTGACGGCGCGCTGAAAGGCGACGTTACCACTGTAGATACAAGCTATGAAATGGACATTACCTTAGAGCAGCCAGCCATTCAAGCCAAAGGCAGCATCAACATCTACGTCGATGACAGTCCGGTGAAATCCGAAGTGGCCCCTTTCGTTAAGGATGGCAGTACGCTTGTTCCGCTGCGCGCGATCTTCGAGGCTATGGGCGTTAATGTAGCTTGGGATGGACCGACGCAAACCGTAACGGCAACGGATGACACGAACAAGCTGGTTCTAAAAATCGGGGAGAAGAAGCTGACGATCAATGGAGAAACGGTGACGTTCGATGTGCCTGCCCAAATCGTCGAAGGTTCCACCTTCGTACCGCTTCGTGCTGTGGCCGAGTCCTTGAACTCGTATGTATTTTACGGAAAGTTCGATGATGCCGTAACGATTGCGATTATAAGCAAATAG
- a CDS encoding GNAT family protein — translation MFKYIVDHEVQLKLLEPGDAEVMFRLTNANRSYLREWMAWIDSTKSSQDSRSFIESARTRWSKGEGITAGILFRGELCGTIDHHALSRLNRHTSIGYWLGESYQGRGIMTRACRAMVSYAFDELGLGLHRVEIRAGVDNLKSRAVPERLGFTFEGVARGGQRLYGRYIDLAVYGILAEEWDLASGTGRNT, via the coding sequence ATGTTTAAGTACATCGTCGATCACGAAGTACAGTTAAAGCTGTTGGAGCCCGGTGACGCGGAAGTGATGTTCCGGCTTACGAATGCGAACCGCAGCTATCTGAGGGAATGGATGGCTTGGATCGACAGCACAAAAAGCTCGCAGGACAGCCGATCCTTCATCGAGTCCGCCCGAACCCGTTGGTCCAAAGGGGAAGGCATTACCGCAGGAATCTTGTTTCGTGGTGAATTGTGCGGTACGATCGATCATCATGCACTCAGCCGACTGAACCGGCACACGTCCATTGGGTATTGGCTTGGCGAATCCTACCAAGGCCGCGGCATCATGACCCGCGCCTGCCGCGCGATGGTCTCTTATGCGTTTGACGAGCTTGGGCTTGGGCTGCATCGGGTTGAGATTAGAGCCGGCGTAGACAATCTGAAAAGCCGTGCTGTGCCGGAGCGGCTGGGTTTTACGTTCGAAGGAGTCGCCCGCGGAGGCCAGCGGTTATATGGTCGCTACATCGATCTCGCCGTTTACGGGATACTTGCGGAGGAATGGGACTTAGCGTCTGGAACAGGACGAAATACATAG
- a CDS encoding DUF1904 family protein codes for MPHIIVRGVPVEQMCLISKTLVEDLAVVCECGTDNFMIECIHTTSVFDGEIVESYPFIEVAWFERGQSIRDRVAQTITMHVRSLGIPEVEIAFIAYREDSYYINGERCDNG; via the coding sequence ATGCCGCACATTATCGTTAGAGGCGTACCCGTGGAGCAAATGTGCTTGATCAGCAAAACCCTAGTTGAGGATTTGGCTGTCGTTTGCGAATGCGGGACGGACAATTTTATGATCGAGTGTATTCACACGACATCTGTATTCGATGGGGAGATTGTTGAATCCTATCCCTTCATCGAGGTCGCTTGGTTTGAACGGGGACAAAGCATAAGAGACCGCGTAGCGCAGACGATAACGATGCATGTCCGCTCGCTCGGAATCCCTGAGGTGGAGATAGCTTTTATCGCCTATCGGGAGGACAGCTATTATATAAATGGCGAGCGTTGTGACAACGGGTAA
- a CDS encoding SulP family inorganic anion transporter, whose protein sequence is MTVALALIPEAIAFSIIAGVDPMVGLYASFCIAVIISFIGGRPAMISAATGAMALLMVTLVKEHGVEYLFAATILTGVIQYLMGLLKLGRFITFVPHSVMTGFVNALAILIFMAQLPHFVGEGWLMYALVALTLIIIYTLPRLTKVIPSALAAIIIVSSIVIGFGMNVKTVGDMGQITSSFPLFHLPQVIFSLETLWIILPYSLSLALVGILESLLTATIVDEMTDTKSDKNKEVKGQGIANFVTGFFGGMAGCAMIGQSVINVKSGGRTRLSTFVAGVFLLFLILVLGDIVKQIPMAALVGVMIMVSIGTFDWQSLTGLRRIPLSDALVMIVTVAIVVVTHDLSKGVMAGVVLSAVIFAWKVAKIRMQKEAQPDGSKLYRISGQLFFGTMTHFIDQFDYSQDPDHIVIDFSNSHVWDHSAVTAISKVISKYKNLNKQVNIIGLNEESKVLIEKVGLAATSGH, encoded by the coding sequence ATGACCGTAGCTTTAGCCTTGATTCCCGAAGCGATCGCGTTCTCTATCATCGCGGGTGTGGATCCTATGGTAGGCTTGTATGCTTCTTTCTGTATCGCCGTCATTATTTCGTTCATTGGCGGAAGGCCTGCCATGATCTCCGCCGCTACAGGTGCAATGGCACTACTCATGGTCACGCTGGTTAAAGAGCATGGTGTCGAGTACTTGTTTGCTGCGACGATATTGACCGGAGTGATCCAGTATCTGATGGGTCTGCTTAAGCTCGGGCGTTTCATTACGTTCGTTCCCCATTCCGTCATGACCGGCTTCGTCAATGCATTGGCGATTCTGATTTTCATGGCGCAGCTTCCTCACTTTGTCGGGGAAGGCTGGCTGATGTATGCGCTCGTGGCCCTGACGTTGATCATCATTTACACGCTCCCGCGTTTAACGAAGGTCATTCCTTCGGCCTTAGCCGCCATTATTATTGTATCTTCGATCGTGATCGGCTTTGGGATGAATGTTAAAACAGTCGGAGATATGGGCCAAATTACGAGCTCTTTCCCGCTGTTCCACCTGCCTCAAGTGATATTCTCCCTTGAAACGCTGTGGATTATCCTTCCGTACTCCTTGTCGCTGGCTTTGGTCGGTATTCTGGAATCCCTGCTTACCGCGACCATCGTGGATGAGATGACAGACACGAAGAGCGATAAAAACAAGGAAGTCAAAGGTCAGGGAATTGCGAATTTCGTTACTGGATTTTTCGGCGGGATGGCGGGATGCGCCATGATCGGCCAATCCGTCATTAACGTGAAGTCCGGCGGACGGACCCGTCTGTCGACCTTCGTAGCCGGAGTATTCTTATTGTTTCTGATTCTCGTTCTTGGAGATATCGTGAAGCAAATCCCGATGGCTGCTTTGGTAGGCGTCATGATTATGGTATCGATCGGCACCTTTGATTGGCAGTCGTTAACAGGTCTGAGGAGAATACCACTGAGCGATGCCTTGGTGATGATTGTCACCGTAGCTATCGTAGTCGTTACCCACGACCTGTCCAAAGGCGTGATGGCCGGCGTCGTGCTCAGCGCCGTGATTTTTGCTTGGAAAGTGGCGAAAATTAGGATGCAAAAAGAAGCGCAGCCGGATGGAAGCAAGCTGTACCGCATTTCCGGCCAACTATTTTTCGGAACGATGACTCATTTTATCGATCAATTTGATTATTCCCAAGATCCCGACCATATTGTCATTGATTTCAGCAATTCTCATGTATGGGATCATTCAGCGGTGACCGCTATTTCCAAGGTCATCTCCAAATATAAAAACTTAAACAAACAGGTGAACATCATCGGGCTCAACGAAGAAAGCAAAGTCCTGATTGAAAAAGTAGGGCTAGCCGCAACAAGCGGACACTAA
- a CDS encoding VOC family protein, which translates to MISKIATVAVYVEDQQKAKAFWTEKVGFELVQETPMGPAGSWIEVAPQGAESALVIYPKSMMKNWEEQKASIVFTCDDIQATYDQMKANGVQFEGELQKMQWGTYATFRDEDGNSFLLKG; encoded by the coding sequence ATGATTTCAAAAATTGCAACCGTAGCCGTATATGTAGAAGACCAGCAGAAAGCAAAAGCCTTTTGGACGGAAAAGGTAGGCTTTGAACTTGTTCAGGAAACTCCGATGGGCCCTGCCGGCAGTTGGATTGAAGTCGCTCCCCAAGGAGCGGAGAGCGCTCTGGTGATCTATCCCAAAAGCATGATGAAAAATTGGGAGGAACAAAAGGCTTCTATTGTATTTACATGCGACGATATTCAAGCGACCTATGACCAAATGAAAGCAAACGGAGTACAGTTTGAAGGCGAACTGCAAAAAATGCAGTGGGGAACCTACGCTACATTCAGGGACGAGGACGGAAATTCGTTTCTACTAAAGGGATGA
- a CDS encoding glycerol-3-phosphate dehydrogenase/oxidase, whose amino-acid sequence MTQAFSSLKRDDIQRELEQETYDMLVIGGGITGAGIALDGAVRGLKVALIEMQDFAAGTSSRSTKLVHGGLRYLKQGEVKLVREVGRERAIVHENAQHVVIPEWMLMPIIKGGTYGKLATSVGLYVYDWLAGVKREERRKMLSKSETIAKEPLLWQDKLLAGGYYVEYRTDDARLTIEIMKAAVDRGAKAVNYTKVTQFLYENGKVTGVQAEDQNSGRSFKIRASRIVNAAGPWVDTLRELDKSKQGKRLHLTKGVHIVVDQSRFPLRQTIYFDTPDGRMVFAVTRDGKTYIGTTDTNYEDNLEHPRMTKADLTYLLAAANYMFPTIGLTEEDVEASWAGLRPLIHEDGKSPSELSRKDEIFLSPSGLITIAGGKLTGYRKMAERVVDLVTEQIGKESDHTYPGCSTDQVKLSGGDFPEGFDAFAAKWTQHGIQQGLSEKQATVLVRRYGSNVPSVYGKFDTLREASVTYGMEIDVLASLVYSMEEEMVTRPLDFLNRRTGAVNFDHKNAERWLEPTVHFMRDVFEWDDETALQYLKEARGGLSFAKEAV is encoded by the coding sequence ATGACACAAGCGTTCTCCAGCTTGAAACGGGATGACATTCAGCGTGAGCTAGAACAGGAAACTTACGATATGCTGGTGATCGGAGGCGGGATTACAGGTGCTGGCATTGCGCTGGACGGCGCGGTGCGCGGGCTCAAGGTCGCGCTGATTGAGATGCAGGACTTCGCGGCAGGTACCAGCAGCCGATCGACAAAGCTCGTTCACGGCGGATTGAGATATTTGAAACAAGGAGAGGTCAAGCTTGTGCGGGAAGTCGGACGCGAACGCGCTATCGTCCATGAAAATGCCCAGCATGTCGTCATCCCGGAGTGGATGCTGATGCCGATTATAAAAGGGGGCACGTACGGGAAGCTGGCCACATCCGTCGGTCTTTACGTGTACGATTGGCTTGCCGGAGTCAAGCGGGAGGAACGCCGCAAAATGCTGTCCAAAAGCGAAACGATCGCCAAAGAACCGCTGCTGTGGCAGGATAAGCTGCTTGCTGGCGGCTACTATGTCGAATACCGCACAGATGATGCGCGGCTCACGATTGAAATCATGAAAGCTGCCGTGGACCGCGGGGCCAAAGCCGTCAATTACACGAAAGTGACGCAATTCTTGTATGAGAACGGCAAGGTTACCGGTGTGCAGGCGGAGGACCAGAATTCGGGACGCTCCTTCAAGATTCGGGCAAGCAGGATCGTGAACGCGGCCGGCCCTTGGGTGGACACGCTGCGCGAGCTGGACAAATCGAAACAAGGCAAGCGTCTGCACTTAACGAAAGGAGTGCATATCGTTGTAGATCAAAGCCGCTTCCCGCTGAGGCAGACGATTTATTTCGATACACCGGACGGTCGTATGGTGTTTGCGGTAACTCGGGACGGCAAAACCTATATCGGGACGACAGACACCAATTACGAAGACAATCTGGAGCATCCGCGGATGACGAAAGCGGATTTGACTTATTTGCTCGCTGCGGCGAATTATATGTTTCCTACCATCGGACTTACGGAAGAAGACGTCGAGGCCAGCTGGGCCGGTCTGCGGCCGCTCATTCATGAAGACGGCAAATCGCCGTCCGAGTTGTCCCGTAAGGACGAAATCTTTCTCTCGCCATCGGGCCTCATCACTATAGCAGGAGGCAAATTGACCGGGTACCGCAAAATGGCCGAACGGGTCGTCGATCTGGTGACCGAGCAGATCGGTAAAGAAAGCGACCATACGTACCCGGGCTGCAGCACCGATCAAGTCAAGCTGTCCGGCGGTGATTTCCCGGAAGGCTTCGATGCATTTGCCGCCAAATGGACGCAGCATGGCATTCAGCAAGGCTTGTCTGAGAAGCAGGCGACTGTCCTTGTCCGACGTTATGGCAGCAACGTGCCGTCAGTGTATGGTAAATTCGATACTCTTCGCGAAGCGTCAGTAACGTATGGAATGGAGATCGACGTACTGGCGTCGCTCGTATACAGCATGGAAGAAGAAATGGTCACCCGCCCTCTCGATTTCCTCAACCGCCGTACAGGGGCCGTCAACTTCGACCACAAGAACGCTGAGCGTTGGCTGGAGCCTACCGTTCACTTTATGAGGGATGTGTTTGAATGGGATGACGAGACCGCACTTCAATATTTGAAAGAAGCAAGAGGCGGATTAAGTTTCGCGAAAGAGGCGGTTTAA
- the glpK gene encoding glycerol kinase GlpK, translated as MSLYVLALDQGTTSSRAILFDKAGHIVADAQKEFRQIYPNPGWVEHDPEEIWDVQLDVIRGALAEASIQPQQVAAVGITNQRETTVVWNRRTGRPLYNAIVWQSRQTSDICHELQQQGYEDLVRRKTGLLIDAYFSGTKLKWILDHVEGARDQAERGELAFGTIDTWLAWKLSGGKLHVTDYSNASRTLMFNIHSLEWDDELLSMLDVPRSMLPEVRSSSEVYGQADESLLGIGLPIAGIAGDQHAALFGQACFDEGMVKNTYGTGCFMLMNTGNKAVPSTHGLLTTIAWGLDGKVEYALEGSIFIAGAAVQWLRDGLKLISSASESEARAAEVAGTDGVYFVPAFVGLGAPYWDMEARGAIFGLTRGTTDNHLIRAAIESLAYQTRDVLEAMEADSGIKVQKLAVDGGAAANNFLIQFQADLLGTKVERPTIKETTALGAAYLAGLAVGYWHGKEDIVHNRVIERTFTSATEAAERDHIYAGWKRAVQATMGYKENVRG; from the coding sequence ATGTCTTTGTACGTGTTGGCGCTTGATCAAGGTACAACGAGCTCTAGAGCGATTTTGTTCGATAAAGCAGGGCATATCGTCGCTGACGCACAAAAGGAATTCCGGCAAATTTATCCTAATCCCGGTTGGGTGGAGCATGATCCGGAGGAAATATGGGATGTTCAGCTGGACGTGATTCGCGGAGCGTTAGCTGAGGCAAGCATTCAACCGCAGCAGGTTGCGGCCGTCGGTATTACGAACCAGCGGGAAACGACGGTCGTGTGGAATCGGCGTACAGGCCGGCCACTGTATAACGCCATTGTATGGCAAAGCCGGCAGACCAGCGACATTTGCCACGAGCTTCAGCAGCAGGGGTATGAGGATCTGGTGCGGCGCAAAACCGGACTTTTGATCGATGCCTATTTCTCGGGGACGAAGCTAAAGTGGATTTTGGATCATGTCGAAGGGGCCCGTGATCAAGCGGAACGGGGAGAGCTTGCGTTCGGCACGATTGATACCTGGCTCGCTTGGAAGCTGAGCGGAGGAAAGCTGCATGTGACCGACTATTCGAACGCTTCGCGAACGCTGATGTTCAATATTCATTCTCTGGAGTGGGACGATGAGCTCTTGAGCATGCTGGATGTGCCGCGCTCGATGCTTCCGGAGGTGCGTTCCTCCAGCGAAGTATACGGGCAAGCGGACGAAAGTCTGCTGGGTATCGGTCTCCCGATTGCGGGCATTGCCGGTGACCAGCATGCCGCCTTATTCGGGCAAGCCTGCTTCGATGAGGGAATGGTTAAAAATACGTATGGTACCGGCTGCTTCATGCTGATGAACACCGGGAATAAAGCGGTTCCCTCCACGCATGGCTTATTGACGACGATCGCTTGGGGATTGGACGGAAAAGTGGAGTATGCCCTGGAAGGCAGCATCTTTATAGCCGGGGCGGCGGTTCAGTGGCTAAGGGACGGGCTTAAGCTGATCAGCTCCGCGTCCGAATCGGAAGCGAGAGCGGCGGAGGTAGCCGGCACGGATGGCGTTTATTTCGTTCCGGCATTTGTCGGACTTGGCGCGCCTTATTGGGATATGGAAGCCCGGGGCGCTATATTCGGGCTAACCCGGGGAACAACGGATAACCACTTGATCCGTGCCGCGATTGAATCGCTGGCGTATCAAACCCGAGACGTTCTGGAGGCGATGGAAGCGGATTCGGGCATAAAGGTGCAAAAGCTCGCAGTTGATGGTGGTGCTGCCGCAAATAATTTTTTGATTCAATTCCAAGCGGATTTGCTTGGTACGAAAGTGGAACGTCCGACGATTAAGGAAACGACGGCCCTAGGCGCCGCCTACTTGGCCGGTCTAGCCGTTGGTTATTGGCATGGAAAAGAGGACATTGTTCATAACCGCGTGATTGAGCGGACATTCACGTCTGCAACGGAAGCGGCAGAACGCGATCACATCTATGCCGGCTGGAAGCGAGCCGTACAGGCGACCATGGGCTACAAAGAAAACGTGCGAGGCTAA
- a CDS encoding glycerol-3-phosphate responsive antiterminator, with protein sequence MKPVITQSIVPAIRNMKDFDQLLKTDYEFLVLLNAHIAQVKPLVRRASEQGKKMFLHADLIEGLKSDEYATEFLAQEIRPAGIISTRNNVVLTAKKKGLIAIQRLFMLDTLALENSYMQLEKTKPDYVEVLPGIMPHIIREFLEETKIPVLAGGLIRTEEDVRLALEAGATAVTTSRKALWQKKEA encoded by the coding sequence TTGAAACCTGTAATTACCCAATCCATCGTGCCAGCGATTCGGAATATGAAAGATTTCGACCAGTTGTTAAAGACAGATTACGAGTTTCTCGTCCTCCTGAACGCGCATATCGCCCAAGTGAAGCCGCTGGTGCGCCGCGCCTCGGAGCAGGGCAAGAAAATGTTTCTTCACGCCGATCTCATCGAGGGGTTAAAGTCGGATGAGTACGCCACCGAATTTTTGGCGCAGGAAATCAGGCCTGCCGGCATTATATCCACCCGTAACAATGTCGTGCTCACGGCAAAGAAAAAAGGGCTGATTGCGATTCAACGCTTATTCATGCTGGATACCTTGGCGCTGGAGAACAGCTACATGCAGCTTGAGAAGACGAAGCCCGATTACGTCGAGGTGCTGCCCGGCATTATGCCGCATATTATCCGGGAGTTTCTGGAGGAAACGAAAATCCCTGTGCTAGCAGGCGGCCTGATCCGTACCGAGGAAGATGTGCGGTTGGCGCTTGAAGCGGGAGCGACAGCGGTCACGACCTCAAGAAAAGCGCTTTGGCAGAAAAAAGAAGCCTGA
- a CDS encoding glycerophosphodiester phosphodiesterase, with protein MLIIAHRGASGYAPENTMKAFQLAVDMKADGMELDLHLTKDGEVVICHDDDVKRTTNGQGLIKELTLEQLRRLDAGAWHSEPYAGETIPTLQEFMAVASGTNMLINFEIKNLPYYHKGIEEKLIRSVRDHDMLDRVIVSSFDHYALAETARLEPSMKLGALFSTNIIKPWDYVRQLPFAVYSLHPHYSFVDEAYIRQSHAHGFKVYPYTVNEGEWAAPLAQAGLDGVITDVPDQLKIIL; from the coding sequence ATGCTCATTATTGCGCATAGGGGAGCTTCCGGATATGCTCCGGAAAATACGATGAAGGCGTTTCAATTAGCTGTAGATATGAAGGCGGACGGCATGGAGCTGGACCTGCATCTTACCAAGGATGGCGAAGTAGTCATTTGCCATGACGATGATGTCAAAAGGACGACGAACGGCCAAGGACTGATCAAGGAGCTGACGCTTGAGCAGCTGCGGCGTTTGGATGCGGGCGCATGGCATAGCGAGCCATATGCAGGGGAAACGATTCCGACACTGCAGGAATTTATGGCTGTTGCTTCCGGCACGAACATGCTGATCAACTTCGAGATCAAAAATTTGCCTTACTACCATAAGGGCATTGAGGAGAAACTGATTCGCTCCGTTCGTGATCATGACATGCTGGATCGGGTCATCGTATCCTCCTTCGATCATTACGCGCTGGCGGAGACGGCGCGTCTGGAGCCGTCGATGAAGCTGGGCGCGCTGTTCTCCACCAACATTATCAAACCTTGGGATTACGTACGACAGCTGCCGTTTGCCGTATACAGTTTGCATCCGCATTATTCGTTCGTTGACGAAGCTTATATTCGCCAAAGTCATGCTCATGGATTCAAGGTCTATCCGTATACCGTTAACGAGGGGGAATGGGCAGCTCCTTTAGCCCAAGCCGGGTTGGACGGCGTGATCACCGATGTTCCGGACCAGTTGAAAATCATCTTATAA
- a CDS encoding HlyD family efflux transporter periplasmic adaptor subunit codes for MELSRSRKWIIVVLAALLCGAGTYYYVQHSAAKPAASTSQQQTTMKVTKGAITSMVSGTTQFKAQDMQNMVVPVDGLIKTMNLTQNQAVKKGDVLVEISVPSTESTLKEAQVSLQQMEKELANLKEEKNHMSISATLTGKLTLAANLDVGSSINKLMKVATISDPSEFKVKLPFYLQDAVQFKKGDAVELTVDGFMLTKMGSVETISRDIKADAFGNKLIYVEVTVNNDGTLSAGTMVKGSVASLEQTKESTAQGALDYIHTAAVYAGASGNIQKLNFKDGETVNQGDLIGTIYNDSLQDEIISKEAAIESQKIRVFDAEQRVKQLTITAPFDGVFSADFANSQSNVLNSYPAGAQIEANTALGAVVSLSTMQLPIAVDELDLTSIKVGQKAQVKVDALSGRTFEGEVTSVSNVGTTSNGVTTYVVVVSVQNTEQNDLKYAMTATAEIYIQDKKDIVIMPIEAVQTQRGKTYVSLQKADGTVEEQHEIQIGIRSETHVEIVSGLNEGEQVVMPTRRATTNQQFPGGGGGFPGAGGGGFSGGGMGGGGNFSGGGRN; via the coding sequence ATGGAATTAAGCCGCAGCAGAAAGTGGATCATTGTGGTCTTAGCCGCGCTATTATGCGGAGCGGGCACTTATTATTATGTACAACATTCAGCAGCGAAGCCTGCAGCGTCCACATCCCAGCAGCAAACAACGATGAAAGTAACCAAAGGGGCGATTACCTCTATGGTGTCGGGGACAACCCAATTCAAAGCACAGGATATGCAGAACATGGTTGTTCCGGTAGACGGATTGATCAAGACGATGAATTTGACTCAAAATCAGGCTGTCAAGAAGGGGGACGTGCTTGTGGAGATCTCCGTCCCTTCGACGGAATCCACGTTAAAGGAAGCACAGGTTTCTCTGCAGCAAATGGAAAAGGAACTGGCTAACCTTAAGGAAGAGAAAAACCACATGAGCATTTCCGCAACGCTCACCGGAAAACTTACCTTAGCTGCCAATTTGGATGTGGGAAGTTCAATCAATAAGCTGATGAAAGTGGCGACGATTTCTGATCCGTCAGAGTTCAAAGTGAAGCTGCCTTTTTATTTGCAGGATGCCGTTCAGTTCAAAAAAGGCGATGCGGTGGAGCTGACTGTGGATGGCTTTATGCTGACGAAGATGGGATCGGTTGAAACGATCAGCAGGGATATCAAAGCCGATGCATTTGGCAACAAGCTTATCTACGTTGAAGTGACCGTGAATAATGACGGGACGCTCTCTGCGGGAACGATGGTGAAAGGAAGCGTCGCTTCATTAGAGCAAACAAAGGAATCCACAGCGCAGGGAGCTTTGGATTATATCCATACAGCCGCAGTTTATGCCGGAGCGAGCGGAAATATCCAGAAGCTGAACTTTAAAGATGGGGAGACGGTGAACCAGGGTGATTTGATCGGGACCATTTATAACGATTCGCTCCAGGACGAGATCATCAGTAAAGAAGCGGCAATTGAGAGTCAGAAGATCAGGGTGTTCGATGCGGAGCAAAGGGTAAAGCAGCTGACCATTACGGCTCCGTTCGATGGTGTTTTTTCCGCTGATTTCGCGAACAGTCAAAGCAACGTGCTGAACAGCTATCCCGCAGGCGCACAAATCGAGGCAAATACGGCGCTGGGAGCGGTTGTCAGCTTAAGCACCATGCAGCTGCCCATTGCCGTGGATGAGCTGGATTTGACCAGCATCAAGGTGGGTCAGAAAGCGCAAGTGAAGGTGGATGCTTTGTCCGGCCGGACGTTTGAGGGAGAAGTGACCTCCGTTTCTAACGTAGGGACAACGAGTAATGGCGTTACGACTTATGTTGTGGTGGTATCGGTGCAGAACACAGAACAGAACGATTTGAAGTACGCGATGACCGCGACAGCGGAGATTTATATTCAGGACAAGAAAGATATTGTAATCATGCCGATCGAGGCGGTACAGACCCAAAGAGGAAAGACCTACGTTTCGCTTCAAAAAGCAGATGGTACAGTGGAGGAACAGCACGAGATACAAATTGGCATTCGGAGTGAAACGCACGTTGAAATCGTGAGCGGTCTGAACGAAGGCGAACAGGTCGTCATGCCGACAAGGAGAGCGACGACCAATCAGCAGTTCCCTGGCGGAGGTGGCGGATTCCCCGGTGCTGGCGGTGGGGGATTCTCTGGCGGCGGTATGGGCGGAGGAGGAAATTTTAGCGGCGGCGGACGCAACTAA